The window CTATACCGAGTACGAAGGATCAGCATAGTCCTGATGTTTCTCAGACTTATGTGCGAGGCCAACGGTTGTCCAGCTCAGCATTGCCCACGGTGATATTCTCAGCAGAGAAAGTCATAGCGATAGTCATAGGAGCCTCGTTGTTAACGTCGAGTGTCTCCTTGTAGTGAACGATGTAAGCATTCTTGAAAGAAATCTCCTTCATCTTAGCATCCTCTTCGCTCTTCTTGTAAACGATCTTACCCTCAACAGGCTTGAACTGGCTGTTAAG is drawn from Prevotella melaninogenica and contains these coding sequences:
- the tssD gene encoding type VI secretion system tube protein TssD, coding for MSSFRATLELGGKEYDVLYSNYEFSRTTDKKGQPASSISGGRISVTIESTDDTSTIEAMLNSQFKPVEGKIVYKKSEEDAKMKEISFKNAYIVHYKETLDVNNEAPMTIAMTFSAENITVGNAELDNRWPRT